A genome region from Populus alba chromosome 5, ASM523922v2, whole genome shotgun sequence includes the following:
- the LOC140955584 gene encoding uncharacterized protein has translation MEPGCTQNLVSAEVRGKVDGAFDSGLLMTATVNGKIFRGVLFSPAPGFVSRGAILAQNHASPATQIPIVHQFPNSNHTDTLKPSHHPTTFSGQESSHSSRQTQVTRTYPVIRAAPSLAEESNPRSDLQGVVLTLGLCLFQGK, from the exons ATGGAGCCAGGGTGTACTCAAAACCTG GTTAGTGCTGAAGTTCGAGGTAAAGTTGACGGAGCCTTCGACTCAGGCCTTTTAATGACTGCAACTGTTAATGGGAAGATTTTCAGAGGGGTCTTGTTTTCACCT GCACCTGGTTTCGTATCGAGAGGGGCAATTCTAGCTCAAAATCATGCATCACCAGCAACTCAAATCCCCATTGTTCATCAATTTCCAAACTCCAATCATACTGATACCTTGAAGCCTTCTCATCATCCAACAACATTCTCAGGACAAGAATCCAGTCATAGTTCTCGACAAACTCAAGTGACCAGAACATATCCGGTAATCAGAGCTGCTCCATCATTAGCCGAAGAATCAAATCCAAGAAGTGATCTTCAAGGTGTGGTTCTAACACTAGGgctttgtttgtttcaaggaaaatga